CATTCGCCAGCGACTCGCCCGACAGGGTTCCGCGAAGGTTGCCGCCCGCCAAGCCGAGATCCGATCGTGTGAGGATCTTCTCGGCATTCTCCTCGCCGACTATGCCCTCCAGTTCCGCGGGCTTGATGCCCTTGAAACGCGCCACTTGCAGGCCGGCCAGATGGAAAGACAATGTGAATGAATCGTCGTCGCCCTTCTCCTGGCGCTCGAAACGCAGGGAAGTCGCCGGCATGTCGTTGATCATCGTGACCCCCCAGGCTGGCACAGGGCCAGCCTGGGGGGCGTCGTTTGTCGTCGTCGCCATGGTGTTTACCTCACCGCTCGATCGGGGCGGATTCGCGCGACTTGCTCTTGTCCGGCGCTTCCTGCCTCTGCTCGGCCGGAACAGCAGCCCGCTCCATGGCCGTGTCCATCACATTGCGAAGATGGTCCATGAACGTCGTGCGCTGTTTCGGCGACGAGATATTTTTCTCGGCGTATTCCTGCGCCGTGGCCATGATCCGCTCTGCGGTGTTCTGCCGGCGTTCGGAGGCCGAGGCCGCACGCTGCTCGGACTCCTTGTCCGGATTGAACGGGGTACATGGGGTCGGCTCCGGCTGAGGGCGGAATCCTACGTTAAGGGTTTTATCAATGTCCTACGTTTAGCGGCGGCTTCAGGGACCAGATTGCTCACCAATTGCTCACCCGAGCCGATTAATTCGCTCAGCCATGGCTTTGAGGGCGCTTTGCACGATGAGTTGGCTTTGGGGAGCAACGTCTGAAGAGCGAAACAACTCGACCAGGCGCTGCAAATCCGCGCCCCATTGCCGTTTCAGGCTGTCGAGTTGGTCGACGTGACGGGCGAAGTCACCGCAATCCACGGCAGACTGGAAGGCACGTTCGAGATCGGCCGCACTGGCCATCAATGCAGCCAAGCTCCGCTTCAGCTTCTCGGGAAGTTCAGGCAGATCGCGGTAGGGGTGCGTTCCCGCCTCGATCATTTGCTGATTTCTCTCGGACATGGACTCCATCATATCCGCATAGCGATAGAAGCCCGGATAGCGCTGACACAGGTTCGACAGCACCTTGTCCGAAGCCGTGTCGTAAATCTGCTGAAGACCCTGCATATAGCCAAGCATATGATGGACGACCGCCGCTCCTTGAATGCCCTGCTTTTCCAGTTGTCGCATTCGCAGATCGATGGCGGCGGCGATCCGATGGTTTTCTTGTGACATGGAATAGCTTTCTGAATAGGGCTAGAGATTGGTCAGGTCTTCCGGGAACTGACCGCCTCTCTGGACGAATTGGCTCCAGGTTTCCTCGCCACGTTTCGAGACGACCCGGTGTGCAGGATCATCGTCATCAGCCTCAAGCAGGCCAAGACGTACGAGCGGTGCGACCGTCTTGTCACCGAATTGCTTTTCATAGGTGTGCCCGGGCACGACAAGCATCCATCCCGATGTTCCGCGTTCGGTGATGGCAGGGACAAGGCGTCCGCCTCGGGCGGGCCTGTCGCCGCGCGAAAGCGTGAACAGGCAGATGCTCCAGAACGCGTTTCTTGGACGTGGCGGTATCAACGCCCAATCCATTGGCCCGTTGTCTGGATATTCGATTATGGGAGCGGGCCTGTTTTCGCCGCCGTTGATGCCTTCCCGGTAGGCCCTCTCAAGCGCATTGGCGATTGCGCCCGCCGTATCGACGGACAGACCGTATTTTCGATTGTAGCGGTCTTTCGCAACGATTTCCCGGGCAATTTCCCTGAAGCGCGCCTTGCGATACGGATCGGGCCGAGGCAGTCTTACTGGCTTGGTCATAATGCGGTCTCCACCTGTGGAGCCTCAGAAGACTTGCGGCGCTTGACGATCTCCGCGACGGTATTCTTGCTGATGCCGAGATCGCGAGCGATCCATCGGTAGCTGCGACCTTCGGCGCTCAACGCAATGACCTTCGGTGCGAGCCGATCGGATTTAGGACGTTGTCCAGATTGTCGGCCGAGTTTCTTACCGCGTGCCTTTGCTGCGGCCAGGCCTGATTTCACGCGCTCGCTCAGAAGATCGCGCTCGAACTGAGCGATGCCGGCGAGCAGGGTCGCCATCATGCGGCCGTGCGGTGTGTCGAGTTCGAAGGTCATGCCGCTCATGGCGACAACCGAGACCTTCCAGCCGGCCAGTTTGTCGAGTGTGTTCAGCAGGTCTTGTGTGGAACGGCCCCAACGCGACAGTTCCGTCACGAGGACGGCATCGATTTGCCTGGCCTGGGCCAGATCGATGATCCGGTTGCGGGCAGTCCGGTTTGCCGATGCTCCGGAGGCGGTTTCCTTGAAGACGCCGAGGACTTCATAGTCGCCGCGCTCCGCGAACGCGGTCAGTTCATCGACCTGCCGCTCACAGGACTGGTCGGCGGTCGAAACGCGGCAGTAGATGGCGGCGCGCTGTCCCAATAGAACCCCTTTGGATTTTGCCCTTGCAAGCCGTTGATTTTGCTGGTCCGATTTTTGTCCAAAACAGACTAATGTTCAAGAGGGACGATTGTTTATGCCTCGACGCCAAATTCTGACCGAGCGACAGCGCTCCGCACTCTTTGATCTGCCGACGGACGAAGCGTCACTGTTGCGGCACTACATTTTGTCCGATGACGATCTCACCCATATTCGGGAGCGACGCCGAGCGCGCAATCGTTTCGGCTTTGCCCTGCAACTGTGTGCCCTGCGCTATCCCGGTCGGCTGCTGTCCCCTGGAGAGCTTATCCCGCAAGAGCTGTCCCGGTTTCTGGCAGCGCAGCTTGGGCTGAGCGTCGGGGACCTGGCCGAATACGCGGCGCGGGAGGAAACACGCCATGAGCATCTGGCCGCGTTGCGTACGATCTACAGCTACAGGAGCTTTGCCGGTCGTGGCGCCCAGGAACTGCGGGACTGGCTTGCCACTCAAGCCGAAGACGCGCGTTCAAACGAGGACCTCGTGCGCCGGTTTGTCGAACGATGCCGCCAAACCCAGATCATTCTTCCGGCAATCACGACGATCGAGCGGTTGTGCGCCGATGCTCTGGTGGAAGCCGAGCGCCGGATCGAGATGAGGATTGCCGAGCGTCTTGATCAACCCATGCGTGACCAGCTCAACGCGCTGCTGACGGAAATGGTCGAGGGCAACATCAGCCGCTTCATCTGGTTGCGCAAAATCGAGACCGGCGACAATTCGGCCATGGCCAATCGTTTGCTCGACAGGCTCGAATTCCTGCAAAACCTCGCTCTCGACCCACAGGTGCTGGCCGGTGTTCCGCCACACCGGGTTGCTCGGCTCCGCCGACAGGGTGAGCGGTATTTCACCGATGGTTTGCGCGATATTGGCACAGACAGGCGTCTGGCTACACTCGCTGTCTGCGCGGTGGAATGGGCCGCCGCGACCGCCGATGCCATTGTCGAAACCCATGATCGAATCGTCGGCAAAACCTGGCAGGAAGCCAAACGGCTCTGCGACGGACGAGCCGCAGATGCCAGGACCGCCGTAACCGATACCTTGCGGGCCTTTTCCGGTCTCGGCATGGTGATGCTCGAAGCGCGAGACGACGGCACCTCCCTGGAAGCGGCGATCGCCACATCACCAGGCTGGACGGAACTGGAGAAACTGGTCGCCACTGCCTCGCAACTCACCGATACACTTGCCGCCGATCCGCTGGCCCATGTCACGCAAGGTTTTCATCGCTTCCGGCGTTATGCGCCGCGTATGCTGCGCAGGCTGGATATCAAGGCGGCCGCCGTGGCCACGCCGCTCATGGAGGCGATTGCCCTGGTCAGGGGAAAATGCGATCCACCGTCACTGCCTACAGCTTTTTTGCGATCGACCTCCAAATGGAACCGGCATCTCAAAACGCAAGACGAAGGCGACAATCGTTTGTGGGAGGTGGCGGTCCTGTTTCACTTGCGCGACGCATTCCGCTCCGGCGATGTCTGGCTTGCGCACTCACGCCGCTATGCCGATCTCAAACAGGCACTGGTGCCGATGGCGGCCGCCCAGGCCACGGCAAGATTGGCGGTTCCATTCGAAGCCGAGGCGTGGCTTGCCGATCGCAAGGCCAGAATGTCGGACGGGCTGAAACGCCTGGCGAAAGCTGCCCGAACCGGGACCCTTCCGCTCGGCAGCATCGAGGACGGTGTCCTGCACATGGAACGCCTGACAGCAGTGGCGCCCAAGGATGCCGACGAGCTGATCCTCGATCTTTACCGGCGTATGCCGGAGGTGCGCATAACCGACATTCTACTGGATGTTGAAGCGGCGACGGGGTTTGCCGATGCCTTCACCCATCTTCGCACCGGCGCACCCTGTCAGGACAAAATCGGTTTGCTGAATGTGATGCTTGCCGAAGGCCTCAACTTCGGACTGAGAAAGATGGCCGAGGCTTCAAATACCCATGACTACTGGCAATTGTCGCGCCTGTCGCGCTGGCATGTCGACAGCGACGCCATCGACCAGGCTCTCGCCATGGTCGTCGCGGCCCAGGGGCGTTTGCCCATGGCCCAATTCTGGGGAATGGGCACTTCGGCTTCCAGCGACGGTCAGTTCTTCCCGACCGCCCGACAGGGCGAGGCGATGAATCTCGTCAACGCCAAATACGGCAACGATCCCGGCCTGAAAGCCTATACGCACCTGTCAGATCAGTTTGCCCCTTTCGCAACCCAGCTCATTCCGGCAACCGTCAGCGAGGCACCTTACATTCTCGACGGACTGCTCATGAACGAGGCCGGCCAACGCGCACGGGAGCAATATGCCGATACCGGCGGCTTCACCGATCATGTCTTCGCCACCGCCTCGATCCTCGGCTACCGCTTCATCCCCCATATCCGGGATTTGCCATCGAAGCGCCTTTATGTGTTCAACCCCGCCGGGACACCGAGCGAGTTGCGCGGCCTGGTCGGCGGCAGGGTCAGGGAAGACTTGATCGTCTCGAACTGGCCCGACATCCTGCGCAGCGCCGCGACCATGGTCGCCGGCATCATGCCGCCGAGTCAGTTGCTGCGAAAATTCGCATCCTATCCGCGCCAGCACGATCTCGCGCTCGCCCTTCGTGAGGTTGGCCGCATTGAGCGTACGCTCTTCATCATAGAATGGATCCTCGATGCCGACATGCAGCGGCGGGCTCGTATCGGCCTCAACAAGGGCGAGGCGCATCACGCGCTCAAGAATGCCTTGCGCATCGGCCGGCAAGGCGAAATCCGCGACCGAACGACTGAGGGCCAGCACTATCGCCTCGCCGCCCTCAACCTGCTTGCCGCCATCATCATCTACTGGAACACGGTGCATCTTGGTCAGGCCGTCGCGCAACGTAGCAATGCCGGCCTCCCCGTACCGCTAGAATTGCTCTCCCATATCTCGCCGCTTGGATGGGCGCACATCCTGCTGACCGGCGAATACAGATGGCCAAAAAATGGCAGCAGGCAATCTATTTTGGGGAGGTGAACAAGATCTGGAAAAGCTCCTCCGCTCGCTTCAACCCTTCATCCGTCAGAACGACAGATTTCGCCTTATTGACCGGATCGGCAATCAGCCCCTTGCGGTGCAACCGATCCAACGCATCCCAGTCATGCCCCCTCCAGGCTCGCCGCTCGTCATGCACCGTCAGCCACAGCAGCCCCAAAACCGCATCATCAATTCTATCGATATCAACGTCATCCATGCCGCCAAAACTACCACAAAGCGCTCAAAATCACTCGCTTGCTATCCAATTCAGACCAGAAATCCCTTAACGTAGGATTCCGCCCTCAGCCGGAGCCGACCCGAATAAGCGACTGGAAATGTAGCGCTGATTCTGTCTTGCGGATGCGCGCCGTCCGCGCTGTCAAGCGCCATGGTGACAGTTGTAGCGCATCGAGGCGCTGCGCCGGTCACCAAGAAACAAAACGGCCGCCCGGAGGCGGCCGCGGTGCTGTTGGTGACGGATCTCGCCGGCGATCGCGCCGCGACCGTCACCAACGGTTAGTCGAGGAATGGCAAAATGGCTTGCTGTTTCGTGATTCTCGGCGGGACGTGGGTCGGGCTGGGATACAGCACCAAGCCGTGTTCCGATGTGGAAATTCGGGCTTCGGTATAGATGGTGACGACGTGTTTCAACTCGCGCAGGAATGCGCGCTTGAAGTCCCGCAGGCCCTGATCATTCTGAGCGTAGGAAGCGCCGAACTGCGCGCTGAGCGAGAACCACGGGATCACAGTGCGCTTGGACAGATATGACATGCGGTGCGTCATCCAGACATAGATGTCGAGCGCCAGCGGCGAATGGCGCAGTGCTTTCATCGCGACCAGATTGACCGGAACCGGGTGATCGACGCACTCTTTAAAAAATGGGCGCGACAGGTGCAATTTCGATTGCCAAGCGCCCGCATCTTCGCGGTCCTGCGGTTGCCACCATTCGACGCGATCGGCAAGCAGCACGTTCTGCAGTGCCCAGGAGTCGCGGCCCTCGTAACGGCAGGAAATGATCGAGCTGAATAGCGTCGTCATTGCGTGCTTGAGCCGCGTAATGTCGCCACGGGCGCCGCCCGTGTTCTTGAGGCCCAGCTCCCGCAGGTACGCGGCGAGCGTCGGGCCGAGGGATAGGACGGGCTCGCCCGTGCGAACCGCCTCCGAACATACCCAGGTCAGCAACAGGCGGGGCAGGGTGCCATAGGGGAGGCCATCGGGATGCGCTGTCAGCATGGTTAGGGTGAAATCGCCGTTTTTGCGCATGAACCGGTGATCCTGCACGCGTTTGTGCGGCAGGGTGGCAATGGCGAGGGCCCGGGTCATAAAACCGAGGGAGCCGGCGGCCTTGGCGTCGGTCTTCTCGATGGCGAGATACGCCTCGATCAGGTCGCGGACACGCGCTGGCAGGTCTTCGTAGCGGTTGTAGTCGTAGACAGCTACAACCGGTTTCTCGGCGACACGCTTGCGCGGTTTCGGTTTGTCGGCCGCGTCGGCACGGGCGTCGATAGCGATCTGCGCGTCGATCTTGGTCTGCGTGCGCTTTGAAGTGGGCTTGGGTTTCGGCACATGGCCGAAGAAGTCGCCGATGGCGACCGGCTCTCGCTCTCGTGCTTCGGGCGATTGCCTCGTCCGCATGTTGTAATTCGTTTTGTCAGCGATCATCCGGGCGTCCTCCGGCAGAAACCCTTCCGCGATCATTTCGCGGTAATACCGATTGCGTTCCTCGGCGTGCGGGTCAACGTAACTGGATCGGTCTAGATACCTGTGCTAGAGTGGTTTTTCGTCATCATTGCAGTCCTCAATCACTCGATGGTGGCCAAAGCCGGCAGGTTGTGCGACCTGTCGGCTTTTTCTTATCTGTCGCGTTCTCCCGAAGGAGGGGAACGGACGCGTTCCGCCTCCTGCGGCCTGTTCTTCTTCATCCCGAAATCATTCGTGTGTCCGGCGTCCAGGCGTTCAAGGACCGTCTTACGCACGGCGTCCATGAATTCGCGCCGCTGTCCGGCATCGTCTGCATATTTCTCGCGGCTGAAGGCCTCGGCCTTGTGCATTGTCTCGAAGGCGGTTGCGAGTTCCGGAAAGGCGGCAAGAGCTGCAGGCTCGCGCAGCTTCCGGAAGGCGATAGCGCGGCCCGGCAGCACGGCATCGCGCAGCAGGTCGGTAAGGTCGCGGTTCCCCGCAAGCTGGTCCTGAGTGAATGCCACGCTGCGCCGCGTCTGGTCGTTGCGCAGATGCGGCATCGCCAGTTCGTTCACAGCCAGGTCTCGGCCGACGTAGAGCAGGTTGCGTCCGTTCGGATGGGCCGCAAAGCGGGTCCAGTCGATGTTGTAGCCGCAGGCCTCGGCCAGCTCGCGGGTAAATTCGCGAAGCGTGCGGCTGTTTCCATCCGGAAACGGATGGATGTAGTCGAGTTCGGAATAAAGGCGTCCGATGGCGCGGACGAAGGGTGTTGTCTTGAGGCGCGACAGCTTGGCAACGTCGATCTGCTGCAGGGCGTCGTCGAGACGCGCGATCGAGGCGTTGTCCATCGGCGAGTAGGCGACGTGGGAGATAACATTCAGCCCGTCCAGCTGCCGATGCTTCACCCAATCCATGCCTGCCGGAGCCGGCTCGCGGAACTGGCCGGGCTTCACTTCGGGAAATCCGGCCGCGGGCAAGTCCTGGAAGATCCGGCGATTGATTTCGCGCAGATGCGCGCTGTCGAAGTTTCCCCCGACAGGCGAGAGGTAAAGCTCGGTCAGCCGCTTGGAGGTATGAAAACCCTCAAGGCGTTCGCGAAGCTCCGACCGCTCGGTTTCAGCGGCCACGGCCGGCACCGTGGCTGGCGGCCGCGAATTCGCTCAACTCGATCTGGCCAGAGACAAAGCGCTTGCCGAGGTCTGCCGCTTCGGGAGAGACGGGGAAGCCTTCAAGCGCGGCCGAGGCCTGACCGTAGGCAACCGCCCGCGCTCTTTCCAGTTGCTGAGCATCGGTGAGCGGAGCGACATTTCGGCCGCCGGATTCGACCGTTTCGCGCATGAAATCGCGCAAGAGCAGGGACGAATTCCGATGGTTGTTCTTGGCGATCTTGGCGAAACCATCCTTAAGATCGCGCGGAACGCGGAACGTGATGGTGACTTCTGACACTTCGGACATTACATTCTCCTGAGAATCGGCACTGAGTGGAGGATACCGCTCATCGGCTGTTATTACAATGTATGTTCATTGTAATAACACGCGCCGCGCTTCCTGCTATAATTGGCTCACGCCAACAGGGAGCAGGACATGCAGACAAACACTATCCGCGCCCACTGGCGCTCCCAATACCGAGCCGCACGGCTCGTCCGTGGTTTTGAGAGGGCGCTGCTGGACGGCGAGATGTCGTCGCTCGCCTATCACATCCCTTGCCGCGTGTATGAATGCGCGTGCCGGTTTGGCGACGCGCTTCGTTTCTCTCGTAGAAACGGCCGCTACGGCAGAGATGGCCGGCTCGTGCGTCACATAAACGGTCCTTACAACAGGCTGCCCGCATGAATTTCATCGATGCCACGTCGAAAATCTACCGGCATCCTACCCGCCACGGGTGGCTTATTACGCAGCCGATGCGGGCCGAAGTTCACCACGCCGGGGCCGCAGTGCGGCCGACCCGCGATCAGATCCACGAACATAAGGACGGCCATGTGCGGGTCGGCTCCGGCTGAGGGCGGAATCCTACGTTAAGGGATTTCTGGTCTGAATTGGATAGCAAGCGAGTGATTTTGAGCGCTTTGTGGTAGTTTTGGCGGCATGGATGACGTTGATATCGATAGAATTGATGATGCGGTTTTGGGGCTGCTGTGGCTGACGGTGCATGACGAGCGGCGAGCCTGGAGGGGGCATGACTGGGATGCGTTGGATCGGTTGCACCGCAAGGGGCTGATTGCCGATCCGGTCAATAAGGCGAAATCTGTCGTTCTGACGGATGAAGGGTTGAAGCGAGCGGAGGAGCTTTTCCAGATCTTGTTCACCTCCCCAAAATAGATTGCCTGCTGCCATTTTTTGGCCATCTGTATTCGCCGGTCAGCAGGATGTGCGCCCATCCAAGCGGCGAGATATGGGAGAGCAATTCTAGCGGTACGGGGAGGCCGGCATTGCTACGTTGCGCGACGGCCTGACCAAGATGCACCGTGTTCCAGTAGATGATGATGGCGGCAAGCAGGTTGAGGGCGGCGAGGCGATAGTGCTGGCCCTCAGTCGTTCGGTCGCGGATTTCGCCTTGCCGGCCGATGCGCAAGGCATTCTTGAGCGCGTGATGCGCCTCGCCCTTGTTGAGGCCGATACGAGCCCGCCGCTGCATGTCGGCATCGAGGATCCATTCTATGATGAAGAGCGTACGCTCAATGCGGCCAACCTCACGAAGGGCGAGCGCGAGATCGTGCTGGCGCGGATAGGATGCGAATTTTCGCAGCAACTGACTCGGCGGCATGATGCCGGCGACCATGGTCGCGGCGCTGCGCAGGATGTCGGGCCAGTTCGAGACGATCAAGTCTTCCCTGACCCTGCCGCCGACCAGGCCGCGCAACTCGCTCGGTGTCCCGGCGGGGTTGAACACATAAAGGCGCTTCGATGGCAAATCCCGGATATGGGGGATGAAGCGGTAGCCGAGGATCGAGGCGGTGGCGAAGACATGATCGGTGAAGCCGCCGGTATCGGCATATTGCTCCCTATGCGCGTTGGCCGGCCTCGTTCATGAGCAGTCCGTCGAGAATGTAAGGTGCCTCGCTGACGGTTGCCGGAATGAGCTGGGTTGCGAAAGGGGCAAACTGATCTGACAGGTGCGTATAGGCTTTCAGGCCGGGATCGTTGCCGTATTTGGCGTTGACGAGATTCATCGCCTCGCCCTGTCGGGCGGTCGGGAAGAACTGACCGTCGCTGGAAGCCGAAGTGCCCATTCCCCAGAATTGGGCCATGGGCAAACGCCCCTGGGCCGCGACGACCATGGCGAGAGCCTGGTCGATGGCGTCGCTGTCGACATGCCAGCGCGACAGGCGCGACAATTGCCAGTAGTCATGGGTATTTGAAGCCTCGGCCATCTTTCTCAGTCCGAAGTTGAGGCCTTCGGCAAGCATCACATTCAGCAAACCGATTTTGTCCTGACAGGGTGCGCCGGTGCGAAGATGGGTGAAGGCATCGGCAAACCCCGTCGCCGCTTCAACATCCAGTAGAATGTCGGTTATGCGCACCTCCGGCATACGCCGGTAAAGATCGAGGATCAGCTCGTCGGCATCCTTGGGCGCCACTGCTGTCAGGCGTTCCATGTGCAGGACACCGTCCTCGATGCTGCCGAGCGGAAGGGTCCCGGTTCGGGCAGCTTTCGCCAGGCGTTTCAGCCCGTCCGACATTCTGGCCTTGCGATCGGCAAGCCACGCCTCGGCTTCGAATGGAACCGCCAATCTTGCCGTGGCCTGGGCGGCCGCCATCGGCACCAGTGCCTGTTTGAGATCGGCATAGCGGCGTGAGTGCGCAAGCCAGACATCGCCGGAGCGGAATGCGTCGCGCAAGTGAAACAGGACCGCCACCTCCCACAAACGATTGTCGCCTTCGTCTTGCGTTTTGAGATGCCGGTTCCATTTGGAGGTCGATCGCAAAAAAGCTGTAGGCAGTGACGGTGGATCGCATTTTCCCCTGACCAGGGCAATCGCCTCCATGAGCGGCGTGGCCACGGCGGCCGCCTTGATATCCAGCCTGCGCAGCATACGCGGCGCATAACGCCGGAAGCGATGAAAACCTTGCGTGACATGGGCCAGCGGATCGGCGGCAAGTGTATCGGTGAGTTGCGAGGCAGTGGCGACCAGTTTCTCCAGTTCCGTCCAGCCTGGTGATGTGGCGATCGCCGCTTCCAGGGAGGTGCCGTCGTCTCGCGCTTCGAGCATCACCATGCCGAGACCGGAAAAGGCCCGCAAGGTATCGGTTACGGCGGTCCTGGCATCTGCGGCTCGTCCGTCGCAGAGCCGTTTGGCTTCCTGCCAGGTTTTGCCGACGATTCGATCATGGGTTTCGACAATGGCATCGGCGGTCGCGGCGGCCCATTCCACCGCGCAGACAGCGAGTGTAGCCAGACGCCTGTCTGTGCCAATATCGCGCAAACCATCGGTGAAATACCGCTCACCCTGTCGGCGGAGCCGAGCAACCCGGTGTGGCGGAACACCGGCCAGCACCTGTGGGTCGAGAGCGAGGTTTTGCAGGAATTCGAGCCTGTCGAGCAAACGATTGGCCATGGCCGAATTGTCGCCGGTCTCGATTTTGCGCAACCAGATGAAGCGGCTGATGTTGCCCTCGACCATTTCCGTCAGCAGCGCGTTGAGCTGGTCACGCATGGGTTGATCAAGACGCTCGGCAATCCTCATCTCGATCCGGCGCTCGGCTTCCACCAGAGCATCGGCGCACAACCGCTCGATCGTCGTGATTGCCGGAAGAATGATCTGGGTTTGGCGGCATCGTTCGACAAACCGGCGCACGAGGTCCTCGTTTGAACGCGCGTCTTCGGCTTGAGTGGCAAGCCAGTCCCGCAGTTCCTGGGCGCCACGACCGGCAAAGCTCCTGTAGCTGTAGATCATGCGCAACGCGGCCAGATGCTCATGGCGTGTTTCCTCCCGCGCCGCGTATTCGGCCAGGTCCCCGACGCTCAGCCCAAGCTGCGCTGCCAGAAACCGGGACAGCTCTTGCGGGATAAGCTCTCCAGGGGACAGCAGCCGACCGGGATAGCGCAGGGCACACAGTTGCAGGGCAAAGCCGAAACGATTGCGCGCTCGGCGTCGCTCCCGAATATGGGTGAGATCGTCATCGGACAAAATGTAGTGCCGCAACAGTGACGCTTCGTCCGTCGGCAGATCAAAGAGTGCGGAGCGCTGTCGCTCGGTCAGAATTTGGCGTCGAGGCATAAACAATCGTCCCTCTTGAACATTAGTCTGTTTTGGACAAAAATCGGACCAGCAAAATCAACGGCTTGCAAGGGCAAAATCCAAAGGGGTTCTATTGGGACAGCGCGCCGCCATCTACTGCCGCGTTTCGACCGCCGACCAGTCCTGTGAGCGGCAGGTCGATGAACTGACCGCGTTCGCGGAGCGCGGCGACTATGAAGTCCTCGGCGTCTTCAAGGAAACCGCCTCCGGAGCATCGGCAAACCGGACTGCCCGCAACCGGATCATCGATCTGGCCCAGGCCAGGCAAATCGATGCCGTCCTCGTGACGGAACTGTCGCGTTGGGGCCGTTCCACACAAGACCTGCTGAACACACTCGACAAACTGGCCGGCTGGAAGGTCTCGGTTGTCGCCATGAGCGGCATGACCTTCGAACTCGACACACCGCACGGCCGCATGATGGCGACCCTGCTCGCCGGCATCGCTCAGTTCGAGCGCGATCTTCTGAGCGAGCGCGTGAAATCAGGCCTGGCCGCAGCAAAGGCACGCGGTAAGAAACTCGGCCGACAATCTGGACAACGTCCTAAATCCGATCGGCTCGCACCGAAGGTCATTGCGTTGAGCGCCGAAGGTCGCAGCTACCGATGGATCGCTCGCGATCTCGGCATCAGCAAGAATACCGTCGCGGAGATCGTCAAGCGCCGCAAGTCTTCTGAGGCTCCACAGGTGGAGACCGCATTATGACCAAGCCAGTAAGACTGCCTCGGCCCGATCCGTATCGCAAGGCGCGCTTCAGGGAAATTGCCCGGGAAATCGTTGCGAAAGACCGCTACAATCGAAAATACGGTCTGTCCGTCGATACGGCGGGCGCAATCGCCAATGCGCTTGAGAGGGCCTACCGGGAAGGCATCAACGGCGGCGAAAACAGGCCCGCTCCCATAATCGAATATCCAGACAACGGGCCAATGGATTGGGCGTTGATACCGCCACGTCCAAGAAACGCGTTCTGGAGCATCTGCCTGTTCACGCTTTCGCGCGGCGACAGGCCCGCCCGAGGCGGACGCCTTGTCCCTGCCATCACCGAACGCGGAACATCGGGATGGATGCTTGTCGTGCCCGGGCACACCTATGAAAAGCAATTCGGTGACAAGACGGTCGCACCGCTCGTACGTCTTGGCCTGCTTGAGGCTGATGACGATGATCCTGCACACCGGGTCGTCTCGAAACGTGGCGAGGAAACCTGGAGCCAATTCGTCCAGAGAGGCGGTCAGTTCCCGGA
This sequence is a window from Mesorhizobium sp. J428. Protein-coding genes within it:
- a CDS encoding antitoxin VbhA family protein, with translation MSEVSEVTITFRVPRDLKDGFAKIAKNNHRNSSLLLRDFMRETVESGGRNVAPLTDAQQLERARAVAYGQASAALEGFPVSPEAADLGKRFVSGQIELSEFAAASHGAGRGR
- a CDS encoding recombinase family protein — its product is MGQRAAIYCRVSTADQSCERQVDELTAFAERGDYEVLGVFKETASGASANRTARNRIIDLAQARQIDAVLVTELSRWGRSTQDLLNTLDKLAGWKVSVVAMSGMTFELDTPHGRMMATLLAGIAQFERDLLSERVKSGLAAAKARGKKLGRQSGQRPKSDRLAPKVIALSAEGRSYRWIARDLGISKNTVAEIVKRRKSSEAPQVETAL
- a CDS encoding DUF6429 family protein is translated as MDDVDIDRIDDAVLGLLWLTVHDERRAWRGHDWDALDRLHRKGLIADPVNKAKSVVLTDEGLKRAEELFQILFTSPK
- a CDS encoding replication protein RepA — translated: MIADKTNYNMRTRQSPEAREREPVAIGDFFGHVPKPKPTSKRTQTKIDAQIAIDARADAADKPKPRKRVAEKPVVAVYDYNRYEDLPARVRDLIEAYLAIEKTDAKAAGSLGFMTRALAIATLPHKRVQDHRFMRKNGDFTLTMLTAHPDGLPYGTLPRLLLTWVCSEAVRTGEPVLSLGPTLAAYLRELGLKNTGGARGDITRLKHAMTTLFSSIISCRYEGRDSWALQNVLLADRVEWWQPQDREDAGAWQSKLHLSRPFFKECVDHPVPVNLVAMKALRHSPLALDIYVWMTHRMSYLSKRTVIPWFSLSAQFGASYAQNDQGLRDFKRAFLRELKHVVTIYTEARISTSEHGLVLYPSPTHVPPRITKQQAILPFLD
- a CDS encoding Tn3 family transposase, whose product is MPRRQILTERQRSALFDLPTDEASLLRHYILSDDDLTHIRERRRARNRFGFALQLCALRYPGRLLSPGELIPQELSRFLAAQLGLSVGDLAEYAAREETRHEHLAALRTIYSYRSFAGRGAQELRDWLATQAEDARSNEDLVRRFVERCRQTQIILPAITTIERLCADALVEAERRIEMRIAERLDQPMRDQLNALLTEMVEGNISRFIWLRKIETGDNSAMANRLLDRLEFLQNLALDPQVLAGVPPHRVARLRRQGERYFTDGLRDIGTDRRLATLAVCAVEWAAATADAIVETHDRIVGKTWQEAKRLCDGRAADARTAVTDTLRAFSGLGMVMLEARDDGTSLEAAIATSPGWTELEKLVATASQLTDTLAADPLAHVTQGFHRFRRYAPRMLRRLDIKAAAVATPLMEAIALVRGKCDPPSLPTAFLRSTSKWNRHLKTQDEGDNRLWEVAVLFHLRDAFRSGDVWLAHSRRYADLKQALVPMAAAQATARLAVPFEAEAWLADRKARMSDGLKRLAKAARTGTLPLGSIEDGVLHMERLTAVAPKDADELILDLYRRMPEVRITDILLDVEAATGFADAFTHLRTGAPCQDKIGLLNVMLAEGLNFGLRKMAEASNTHDYWQLSRLSRWHVDSDAIDQALAMVVAAQGRLPMAQFWGMGTSASSDGQFFPTARQGEAMNLVNAKYGNDPGLKAYTHLSDQFAPFATQLIPATVSEAPYILDGLLMNEAGQRAREQYADTGGFTDHVFATASILGYRFIPHIRDLPSKRLYVFNPAGTPSELRGLVGGRVREDLIVSNWPDILRSAATMVAGIMPPSQLLRKFASYPRQHDLALALREVGRIERTLFIIEWILDADMQRRARIGLNKGEAHHALKNALRIGRQGEIRDRTTEGQHYRLAALNLLAAIIIYWNTVHLGQAVAQRSNAGLPVPLELLSHISPLGWAHILLTGEYRWPKNGSRQSILGR
- a CDS encoding Fic family protein; its protein translation is MAAETERSELRERLEGFHTSKRLTELYLSPVGGNFDSAHLREINRRIFQDLPAAGFPEVKPGQFREPAPAGMDWVKHRQLDGLNVISHVAYSPMDNASIARLDDALQQIDVAKLSRLKTTPFVRAIGRLYSELDYIHPFPDGNSRTLREFTRELAEACGYNIDWTRFAAHPNGRNLLYVGRDLAVNELAMPHLRNDQTRRSVAFTQDQLAGNRDLTDLLRDAVLPGRAIAFRKLREPAALAAFPELATAFETMHKAEAFSREKYADDAGQRREFMDAVRKTVLERLDAGHTNDFGMKKNRPQEAERVRSPPSGERDR